The genomic window ACTCGTCGACGCCGAGGATGTTGCGGATCAGGAAATCGCCCTGCCGGTACTCGCGCTGCGCCTCCTTCATCACCAATCCCAAAAACAGCGACTGGCGGAACAGCTCTTGGTCGCGCGGCTCGAGCTGGTGGTAGAGCGACTGCAGGACCGCGGAGGGGGGCTTCCCGTCGAGCTCCTGCAGGAGGTTCTGCTGGCAGCGCGTGACGAACATCGGCTGGCCGATGGGACGGCAGCCCTGGGCCACCAGGGTGTCCACGGCGATGTCGCCCCACAGCGAGGCGCCGATGACGCCGGAGTCGTAGGTCTCCTGGTTGAGGAAGAGCCGGTTGAGGCCGCGCTGCGCGGCCCCGCTGGCGAGGCCTCCGACCTTCCTCGCCTCCGGAAAATGCCGATCCAGTCCGTCCAGGAAGCGGGCCGCGTCGAAGCTGAAGGGATCGGGCAGCAAAATAAAGTGAGGACGGTCCGCGGCGCGAGTCCGCAGACAGGCCTCCCAGGCCTGGGCCTCTTCGTTGGGGGAGGGGACGGCCTCCGGGGCGAGGTGAAAGCCGCGCACCTCGACATTCGGCAGCAGCGCGCCGGTCAGGGAAAGGGCGGGCGAACGTTCGACCTCCTCGCCGTCGCCGATCACGCCGCCCGCGGTGCAGCCGATCAGGCAGCGCGGGGGGATCTTATCGGTTAGCAGCTTCGGAAAGGAGAGGGCGGCCTCGGCGCCGTAGCCCGCGAGAAAGGCGACGACCAGGTCGGGACGCGCTCCGCCGAGCCGCGCCGTCAGCGCCTCCGCGGCCTGGAGGACGGCCCGGGATAGATCGGGATCGCGGCTGAGTGTCGAGGCCCATTGCATGGCGTGCTCCGCAGGGGTGTCCGGAAAATGTAGCGCCTCCGCCCCGCGGCCGCAATCGGATGCGGAGGGAAGGTGGGACGCATATTTTTAATTTTATAATTTAATTTATAATTTGGATTATTATTTAAATAATAAGAATGTATAAATTTTAATTTCAATAGGGGGTTTAATAAAATTATCTCTATTATTTCAATAGGTTAAAAAAATATTCCAAGCTTGGCACAATGCCTGCAATATCTTCTAGCATGCGTCGCTGACGCAGCCGGGAAGAAAAAAAATTCCCGGAACAAAAAAAATATCAAGTGTGCCCCCGGGTCGGAGTGGATAGGCGAGAGCTCATCCGCTCTGATCTTTTTTGCAGGCTGTTTGCTCTTCGCCATCCCCCTTCAACCCCCAGCGGTTGAGGTAATTTCATTATTTCCATTTCGCGGGTTTCGATTTGAAATTTCTCGTTTTGTTTTCCATGGGTCGGAATTAAAATAAATGGCGCTCTCGTTGCTGGGTAAGGAGGAGGTAGGAGCTTGCGCGCGATTTTGCGGTTATTCCCGCTGTCCTTACTCTTTTTTCTGCTCTTGATCGGCTGTGCCGTAGGGCCGACCGGCGGCGACCCCAGCGGTTCCGACGGCGATCTGGCCGGCGGCCCGGGTTCCGAGAATCCCGCGACCCGCCCCACCCCCGGCTTCACCGAGGTCGAGATGCGGCCCGCCACCAGCACGACGCTGCCGGCGCCGGCCAGCTTCCTGAAAAGCCTCCAGCTCAACGTCAGCCCGCTCATCGCCGTCGACGAGGTGCGCCTCTTCCTGAAGGACCTTGACTTCGACGACGCGCTCAGCCCGGGCGTCGAGTCCGCCGGGCCCTTCGTCGTGCGCCTGGTGCAGGCCTCGGGGATCGTCGACGAGGCACTCCCGCCCTTCGGCACGGTCGGCGTCCCGGAGGGACTCTACGAGCGCATGGACCTCAAGCTGGAAAATTTGGACGCCGCGGAGATCCCTCCGGGGGCGGAGGACGACCCGCTCGTCACCGGGCCGCTGGTCGGACATTCCGTTGTGGTCGAGGGGACGCTTCAGATCACGCCCATCCTCAATATCTCGCTGATCCGCTTCCGCTTCCTCAGTCGGGAGGCGCCCGCCCTGCGCGTCGAGACCCCCGAGGCCCTCGACTTCGGTCCCGGCCTCAACCGGCTTTTCATCGCCTTCAAGATCAAGACCTGGCTCGACTTAAGCCTGCCGGGATTGATTTACACGGTGCTCCAGACCCTGGATCTGCCGACGCTGCTCTCCATCTTGAACGGCGTCCTGGTGATCAGCGCCGATTCGCCGATTCCCGAGATCCGGGCCATCGCGTTGCAGATCGAGGCCAACATCCACGCCTCCCTGCGCTTTGCGCCCAGCGAGGACGCCTTCTTCGACGAGGCCGACGTGCAGGAGGATTCCTTCTCCTTCGTCATTCCCTAGTTTCCATTTTCTTCTTGGAAAATGCGAGCGTCTCGATCATGCTCACGCCGACTCGCGCGATCCCCGCGCGAGGCCGGAGGACGACGGATGGCTTCCGACAATTTGAAAGTGCTCGTCATCGAGGACGAGGCCGACATCCAGCAGCTCCTCTCCTTTCACTTCCAGCAGGCCGGCTTCCGCGTCGAGGTCTCCGGCAACGGGGCAGAGGGGCTGAAAAAGGCCCGCGAGCGCAAGCCCGACCTGATCGTCCTCGACCTCATGCTCCCCGGCATGGACGGGCTCGAGGTCTGCCGCGTCCTCAAAGGCGCCGCCGAGACGCGCGCGATCCCGGTCATCATGCTCACCGCCAAGGGCGAGGAGATCGACAAAGTGGTTGGTTTCGAGCTGGGCGCCGACGACTATCTCACCAAACCCTTCAGTCCTCGCGAGCTGCTGCTGCGCGCCAAGGCCGTCCTGCGCCGCACGCAAAAGGCGGAAGGCGCCGAGGAGACGCCGCAGCTCCGCTTCGGCGAGCTTTTGCTGGACCTCGCCCGGCACAAGGTCTGGCTGTCCGGGAAGGAGATCGAGCTCACCGCGATCGAGTT from Deltaproteobacteria bacterium PRO3 includes these protein-coding regions:
- a CDS encoding response regulator transcription factor, translated to MASDNLKVLVIEDEADIQQLLSFHFQQAGFRVEVSGNGAEGLKKARERKPDLIVLDLMLPGMDGLEVCRVLKGAAETRAIPVIMLTAKGEEIDKVVGFELGADDYLTKPFSPRELLLRAKAVLRRTQKAEGAEETPQLRFGELLLDLARHKVWLSGKEIELTAIEFKLLRYLLETKGRVQTRDTLLDKVWGYDAFVTTRTVDTHVKRLREKLGKFENYIETVRGIGYRFAEKA